GAGTCCCCCGAGCTTCTCCTCGAGGAAGGAGGGGTTCGGGTCGAACGCCGCGATGTACGCCCCGATCAGCCCGTCGAGGCGCGCTCTTACGTGAGGGCGGCCGAGAACCGCGTGGTGTGAGGCCTCGCGAAGGCACACCCACATCCGCGCGTCGTCGGGTTCGATGCTCCAGTCCGACGCGAACGAGTCGATGGCGGCCGGTACGACGAGGAGCTCGTCGCTCGCTGGGCGCGGAACCGGGAGGTCGTACTGGCCCATCGACCGGGTCGCCAGCTGCCCGACCATCGAGCCGGCCTGCAGGCCGAACAGGAACGGCCCGAGCACCTGCGGCAGGTTCGCGAACAGCTTGGCCATGGGGTCCTCGCCGCCGGCGGGGCCCTCGGTGCCGCCGGCGAGCCCGCCGGTGTCACCGATCTCGCCGGACTGTGCCAGGGCCGAGTTCATCCTGGTGGCGAGCGCCTCCAGCTGCGGCTTCCACGCCTCGAGCGTGCGAAGCGCCCACTCGCTGGGGGTGACGGCCCGAACCGACAGCAGTCCGCTCGAAGAAACAGCGAGGCCGGTAGCCTCGGCCACATGCAGTTCGGCGACGCGTATCAGCTCCTCCATGCGCACGCGGGCGACCGGGTCGACGTTGCCCTCGGGCTCGCCTCCCGTTGCGGCCCACAATGCCATCTGGCGGGCTATCTCCCAGTTGACCGGCCCCTGAGTGGTGAAAAGACGGGCCAGGTTGCGCATGAGATCACCGAACGGACCGCCCGCGAACGGCCCGCCGGGCCCGAAGAATTCCGGATCGCTCACGGTCCGCAACCGACTGCCATTGGGGCATCGTAGGACCCATGAGCAGCGTTGTCGTCACCGGGATATCCGGCTCGCTGGGCCAGAGGGTCGCCCGGCTGCTCGTAGAACGCGAGGACGTGGAGCGAGTCGTGGGTGTCGACGTGGTTGCCACGGCGTGGTCACATCCGAAGCTCGACTTCCGCTTGACGGACCTCGCGGACGCGCCCCCGCCGCGATTCGACGGTTCGGGCGACGGCCTGGCGGAGGCGTTCAAGGCGGCTGACGGGGTCATACATCTTGCCTGGACGGCCCCCGGCGAGGGCTTCAGTGCGCGTGGGGACCCTTCGGGGGCCAATCGCCGGGCGGTTAGCCGGGTCCTGGCGGCCACTGCCGAAGCCGGAGTGGAGAGGCTGGTGTTCGTGTCGAGCGCGACGGTGTACGGCGCCTGGCCGGACAACAAGGTTCCGCTCACCGAAGACACCCCTCTACGACCGAATCCCGAATTCCCGTTCGCTGTCGGCAAGGCCGAGGCGGAGCGGATGCTCGCCGAGTGGTCGGGGTCACACCGCGACGTTCGCGTGGCGATACTCAGGCCGAG
This region of Acidimicrobiales bacterium genomic DNA includes:
- a CDS encoding zinc-dependent metalloprotease, with the protein product MSDPEFFGPGGPFAGGPFGDLMRNLARLFTTQGPVNWEIARQMALWAATGGEPEGNVDPVARVRMEELIRVAELHVAEATGLAVSSSGLLSVRAVTPSEWALRTLEAWKPQLEALATRMNSALAQSGEIGDTGGLAGGTEGPAGGEDPMAKLFANLPQVLGPFLFGLQAGSMVGQLATRSMGQYDLPVPRPASDELLVVPAAIDSFASDWSIEPDDARMWVCLREASHHAVLGRPHVRARLDGLIGAYIAAFDPNPSFLEEKLGGLDPTDMSGMQDLLGDPETLLGEMESDEQRRVRASLRCILGAVVGYVDHVMDSVGRRLIGSYGPITEALRRRRLEESSGTRILGKLFGVVLDQAGYEEGRSFVRGITERAGEEGLSRLWLSERELPTPAELSAPGLWLARIDLPDS